The following coding sequences are from one Primulina eburnea isolate SZY01 chromosome 15, ASM2296580v1, whole genome shotgun sequence window:
- the LOC140813626 gene encoding AP-4 complex subunit epsilon-like produces the protein MGSQGGFGQSKEFLDLIKSIGEARSKAEEDRIVLREIETLKARLASPNTSKYKLKEYLIRLLYVEMLGHDASFGYIHAVKMTHDENLLLKRTGYLTVTLFLNEDHDLIILIVNTIQKDLKSDNYLVVCAALNAVCRLINEETIPAVLPQVVELLGHHKEAVRRKAVMALHRFYQRAPGSVSHLISNFRKRLCDNDPGVMGATLYPLFDLIMTDVDSYKDLVISFVNILKQVAERRLPKSYDYHQMPAPFIQIKLLKILAVLGSGDKKASEQMYTMVGDIITKCDSTSNIGNAILYECICCVSSLHPNPKLLEAAADAISKFLKSDSHNLKYLGIDALSRLIKISPEIAEQHQLAVIDCLEDPDDTLKRKTFELLYKMTKSSNVEVIVDRMINYMISINDNHYKTEIASRCVELAEQFAPSNQWFIQAMNKVFEHAGDVVDTKVAHNLMKLIAEGFGQDDSAADSLLISSAVESYLGIMGEPKLPSTFLQVICWVLGEYGTADGRYSASYISGKLCDVAEAHSTDDTVKAYAVTALMKIYSFEIASGRKVEILPECQSLIEEMLVSNSTDLQQRGYELQEITGLDAHALVNILPMDSTCEEIEIDRNLSFLDAYVQQSLENGAQPYIPEDERIGISKISNFPTQEHQESSTHTLRFEAYELPKPPVVVPPVLPSSTELVQVPEPAYIPDIQQPTASVPSASNTESSEIKLRLDGVQKKWGQPTFSSTAPSTLVTDSVKIQNKVTQQDSAVSSSAKARDFSHDSRKQLPEISPEKQKLAESLFGGASKSDRKQPHSQKVLKTQHHTADKTRVIKSTTSSDATKSKSSEPPPDLLDLGEPSVTSSAPSLDPFKQLEGLLDLTQESSPINTGGVGTSEAPDFMSLFADTSLTSQNDNDPNPVTNMINKNGLGGSTVAYSTSQMNKGPNLKEALEKDAFVRQMGVTPSGQNPNLFKDLLG, from the exons ATGGGCTCCCAAGGGGGATTCGGGCAGTCTAAAGAGTTCTTAGACCTAATCAAATCTATCGGAGAAGCCCGATCCAAGGCTGAGGAAGACCGCATTGTTCTGCGAGAAATCGAGACGCTGAAAGCCCGATTAGCCAGCCCGAATACATCGAAATACAAGCTCAAAGAGTACCTCATTCGCCTACTCTATGTGGAGATGCTGGGTCACGATGCTTCGTTCGGATACATTCATGCTGTTAAAATGACACACGACGAGAATCTGCTCTTGAAAAGGACTGGGTATTTAACAGTTACTCTGTTCTTGAACGAGGATCATGATTTGATTATATTGATCGTGAATACGATACAGAAGGACCTGAAGAGTGATAATTATTTGGTAGTTTGTGCGGCATTGAATGCGGTTTGTCGGTTGATTAACGAGGAGACTATTCCTGCGGTGTTGCCGCAGGTGGTGGAGCTTTTGGGGCATCATAAGGAGGCGGTGAGGAGGAAGGCTGTGATGGCGCTTCACAGGTTCTATCAGAGGGCTCCTGGATCTGTTTCCCATTTAATTTCCAATTTCCGTAAG CGGCTTTGTGATAATGATCCTGGTGTTATGGGTGCAACTCTCTACCCACTTTTTGATCTCATCATGACTGATGTTGATTCATATAAAGATCTGGTTATTAGTTTTGTAAACATTCTCAAGCAAGTAGCTGAACGCAGATTACCAAAGAGTTATGATTATCATCAGATGCCTGCGCCATTCATTCAg ATTAAACTATTGAAAATTCTGGCTGTTCTCGGTAGTGGTGACAAAAAGGCCAGTGAACAAATGTATACCATGGTTGGTGACATCATTACAAAATGTGACTCAACATCTAATATTGGGAATGCTATTCTTTATGAATGCATTTGCTGTGTTTCCTCATTGCACCCCAATCCAAAGTTGCTCGAAGCTGCAGCTGATGCCATATCAAAATTTTTGAAA AGCGATAGCCACAATCTGAAGTATCTCGGTATTGATGCTCTTAGCCGATTGATAAAGATAAGCCCCGAAATTGCTGAACAGCACCAGCTGGCTGTCATTGATTGCTTGGAG GACCCTGATGACACCCTAAAGCGCAAGACATTTGAACTGCTTTACAAAATGACCAAGTCGTCGAATGTAGAAGTGATTGTGGATCGTATGATAAATTATATGATAAGCATCAATGATAACCATTACAAAACTGAAATAGCATCTAGATGTGTCGAACTTGCTGAGCAATTTGCACCGAGCAACCAATGGTTTATACAG GCTATGAATAAAGTGTTTGAGCATGCTGGGGACGTGGTTGACACTAAAGTTGCACATAATTTGATGAAGCTAATAGCAGAAGGATTTGGACAGGACGACAGCGCTGCAGATAGTTTGCTTATATCATCTGCT GTGGAGTCGTATCTCGGAATAATGGGAGAACCAAAGCTTCCATCTACGTTTCTTCAA GTCATTTGCTGGGTCTTGGGGGAGTATGGGACTGCAGATGGCAGGTATTCCGCCTCATATATCTCTGGGAAGTTGTGTGATGTGGCGGAAGCACATTCAACTGATGACACAGTCAAA GCTTATGCAGTTACGGCGCTAATGAAGATATATTCATTTGAAATAGCATCTGGTAGGAAGGTGGAGATATTACCCGAG TGCCAATCATTGATTGAAGAAATGTTGGTGTCCAACTCAACTGATCTGCAGCAGCGTGGATATGAGCTTCAAGAAATCACTGGTTTAGATGCTCATGCTCTTGTGAATATATTGCCAATGGACTCTACTTGCGAGGAAATTGAG ATTGATAGAAACCTTTCATTCCTCGATGCATATGTCCAACAATCATTGGAAAATGGTGCTCAGCCATACATCCCTGAGGACGAACGTATAGGAATTTCAAAGATTAGCAATTTCCCAACTCAAGAGCATCAAGAATCCTCAACACACACTCTTAGATTTGAGGCCTATGAGCTACCAAAACCACCTGTAGTCGTTCCTCCAGTACTTCCATCCTCAACTGAGCTTGTTCAAGTACCAGAGCCAGCTTACATTCCAGATATTCAGCAACCTACTGCATCTGTGCCGTCTGCCTCTAATACTGAGTCATCAGAAATCAAGCTAAGACTTGACGGGGTTCAGAAAAAGTGGGGGCAGCCCACTTTCTCCTCTACTGCACCATCTACACTTGTCACTGATTCTGTCAAGATTCAGAATAAGGTGACTCAACAAGATTCAGCGGTCAGTTCAAGCGCAAAAGCGCGTGATTTTTCCCATGATTCAAGAAAGCAGTTGCCTGAGATTTCTCCAGAGAAACAAAAACTAGCTGAATCACTATTTGGTGGTGCATCAAAATCTGATAGAAAACAGCCTCATAGCCAGAAGGTTTTGAAAACACAGCATCACACTGCAGATAAGACTCGTGTAATCAAGAGCACAACGTCGTCTGATGCTACCAAATCAAAGTCATCCGAACCACCTCCAGACCTACTGGACTTGGGTGAACCATCTGTCACCAGTAGTGCACCATCTCTAGATCCATTCAAGCAATTAGAAGGTCTTCTTGATCTAACACAAGAATCGTCCCCGATAAATACTGGTGGAGTTGGGACGTCTGAGGCCCCTGATTTTATGTCTCTCTTTGCGGACACATCTTTGACTTCACAGAATGACAATGATCCCAATCCTGTGACAAATATGATCAACAAAAATGGTCTTGGAGGCAGCACAGTTGCATATTCGACATCACAGATGAACAAAGGACCAAATTTAAAAGAAGCCTTAGAGAAGGATGCATTTGTAAGACAAATGGGTGTGACTCCATCAGGTCAAAATccaaatttatttaaagacTTGCTTGGCTAA
- the LOC140814444 gene encoding abscisic acid 8'-hydroxylase CYP707A2-like, whose product MESFSLCSLILVLVFLFSVLNYILKFLNIGRVQLPLPPGTMGWPYIGETFQLYSQNPNVFFTSKVKKYGSIFKTHILGCPCVMISSPEAAKVVLVSKAHLFKPTFPASKERMLGKQAIFFHQGEYHTKLRKLVLRAFMPEAIKNIVSDIESLAIGSLQSWEGKLITTYQEMKTYTFNVALLSILGKDEVLYREDLKRCYYILEKGYNSMPINVPGTLFHKAMKARKELAQILAKIMSLRRQMKHNHTDLLGSFMGQTEGLTDEQIADNIIGVIFAARDTTASVLTWIIKYLAENPSVLQAVTEEQEAIKKYKEENVLKWADTKKMPITTRVIQETLRVASILSFTFREAVEDVEFSGYIIPKGWKVLPLFRNIHHSPENFSDPEKFDPSRFEAPPKPNSFIPFGNGTHSCPGNELAKLEILVLVHHLTTKYRWSMIGPQNGIQYGPFALPQNGLPIKLSLKK is encoded by the exons ATGGAATCCTTTTCCTTGTGTTCCTTGATACTGGTCTTGGTTTTCTTGTTCTCTGTCCTAAATTACATCCTCAAATTCCTGAACATTGGTCGTGTTCAATTGCCACTTCCACCAGGAACAATGGGTTGGCCTTATATTGGTGAAACCTTCCAATTATACTCACAAAACCCAAATGTTTTCTTTACCTCAAAAGTCAAGAA gTATGGTTCGATATTCAAGACTCACATCTTGGGATGTCCTTGTGTGATGATTTCAAGTCCAGAAGCAGCGAAAGTTGTATTAGTGTCTAAAGCTCACCTCTTTAAGCCCACATTTCCAGCTAGCAAGGAGAGAATGTTGGGCAAACAGGCCATATTCTTCCATCAAGGAGAGTACCACACCAAGCTTAGAAAACTCGTCCTCCGCGCATTCATGCCTGAGGCAATCAAGAATATCGTATCAGACATCGAATCATTAGCCATTGGTTCCCTCCAGTCGTGGGAAGGAAAATTGATAACAACTTATCAAGAGATGAAAACA TACACATTCAATGTGGCATTACTGTCGATCTTAGGAAAAGATGAAGTACTGTATAGAGAAGATCTAAAGAGGTGTTATTACATTCTTGAAAAGGGATACAATTCGATGCCAATCAATGTTCCTGGAACACTTTTTCACAAGGCCATGAAAGCCAGAAAGGAGTTGGCACAGATTTTGGCTAAAATTATGTCCCTTAGGAGACAAATGAAACATAATCACACGGATTTACTTGGATCATTCATGGGGCAGACAGAAGGACTAACCGATGAACAAATTGCAGACAATATCATTGGTGTAATCTTCGCTGCCCGTGACACAACTGCTAGTGTTCTAACATGGATTATCAAGTATCTAGCTGAAAATCCAAGTGTTCTCCAAGCTGTCACA GAAGAGCAAGAAGCCATAAAGAAGTACAAAGAAGAGAATGTTTTGAAATGGGCGGACACCAAGAAAATGCCAATCACTACAAGGGTCATCCAAGAAACACTTAGAGTTGCCTCTATTTTATCTTTTACATTCAGAGAAGCTGTTGAAGATGTCGAGTTTAGTG GATATATCATTCCAAAAGGATGGAAAGTGTTGCCACTTTTCAGGAACATACATCACAGCCCAGAAAATTTCTCTGACCCAGAGAAGTTTGATCCTTCAAGATTCGAG GCACCTCCAAAACCCAATAGTTTCATCCCATTTGGCAATGGGACCCACTCATGTCCTGGAAATGAGTTGGCCAAGCTAGAGATTTTGGTCCTTGTACACCATCTCACTACCAAGTACAG gtggtctatgATTGGCCCACAAAATGGAATCCAGTATGGACCCTTTGCTCTTCCCCAGAATGGATTGCCAATCAAACTCTCACTCAAAAAATAG
- the LOC140814267 gene encoding ABC transporter E family member 2, with product MADQKLTRIAIVSSDKCKPKKCRQECKKSCPVVKTGKLCIEVTPASKIAFISEELCIGCGICVKKCPFEAIQIINLPKDLDKDTTHRYGPNTFKLHRLPVPRPGQVLGLVGTNGIGKSTALKVLAGKLKPNLGRFNNPPDWQEILTYFRGSELQNYFTRILEDNLKAIIKPQYVDHIPKAVQGNVGQVLTQKDERDVKEELCVDLELTQVMDRNVGDLSGGELQRFAIAVVAIQNAEIYMFDEPSSYLDVKQRLKAAQVIRSLLRPNSYVIVVEHDLSVLDYLSDFICCLYGRPGVYGVVTLPFSVREGINIFLAGFVPTENLRFRDESLTFRVAETPQESAEEIETYARYKYPTMTKTQGNFQLKVVEGEFTDSQIIVMLGENGTGKTTFIRMLAGLLKPDSVEGSDVEIPEFNVSYKPQKISPKFQSTVRILLHQKIRDSYMHPQFVSDVMKPLLIEQLMDQEVVNLSGGELQRVALTLCLGKPADIYLIDEPSAYLDSEQRIVASKVIKRFILHAKKTAFVVEHDFIMATYLADRVIVYEGKPSIDCIANSPQSLLTGMNLFLSHLDITFRRDPTNYRPRINKLDSTKDREQKSAGSYYYLDD from the exons ATGGCGGATCAGAAACTGACGCGTATCGCTATAGTGAGCTCCGATAAGTGCAAGCCGAAAAAATGTCGCCAGGAGTGCAAAAAAAGCTGCCCTGTTGTCAAAACCG GCAAACTTTGCATTGAGGTGACTCCTGCATCGAAGATTGCTTTCATCTCTGAGGAGTTGTGTATTGGGTGTGGTATATGTGTGAAG AAATGTCCATTCGAAGCCATCCAGATTATCAATCTGCCAAAAGACCTCGATAAGGATACCACACATCGTTATGGTCCCAACACCTTTAAATTGCATAG aTTACCTGTTCCAAGACCTGGTCAAGTTCTTGGCTTGGTTGGAACTAATGGCATTGGAAAATCAACTGCTCTGAAAGTTTTGGCTGGCAAATTGAAGCCTAACTTGGGACGCTTTAAT AACCCTCCTGATTGGCAGGAAATTTTGACATACTTTCGAGGATCTGAGCTGCAAAATTATTTTACGCGTATCCTTGAAGATAATTTGAAG GCAATCATCAAGCCACAATATGTGGACCACATACCGAAAGCTGTTCAAGGGAATGTTGGGCAAGTTCTTACTCAGAAAGACGAGAGAGATGTAAAAGAAGAACTTTGTGTTGATCTTGAGCTGACTCAGGTTATGGACCGCAATGTGGGAGATTTATCTGGTGGAGAGCTTCAGAGATTTGCTATAGCTGTTGTTGCTATACAGAATGCTGAGATTTATATGTTTGATGAGCCCTCAAGTTATCTTGATGTGAAGCAGAGGCTCAAAGCTGCTCAAGTTATCAGATCTTTGCTCCGACCCAACAG TTATGTCATTGTTGTGGAGCATGATCTTAGTGTACTTGATTATTTATCGGACTTCATCTGCTGCCTTTATGGGAGGCCTGGTGTATATGGGGTTGTAACACTCCCGTTCTCCGTCAGAGAGGGAATCAATATATTTCTGGCTGGATTTGTCCCAACAGAGAATCTAAGATTTCGGGATGAATCTCTTACTTTTAGG GTTGCAGAAACTCCCCAGGAAAGTGCCGAGGAAATCGAGACATACGCGAGGTATAAGTATCCAACCATGACTAAAACTCAGGGTAATTTTCAACTTAAGGTTGTGGAAGGGGAGTTCACTGATTCTCAAATCATTGTCATGCTTGGCGAAAACGGGACAGGGAAGACAACGTTCATTAGGATGCTG GCCGGTCTTTTGAAACCTGACTCAGTAGAAGGCTCAGATGTAGAGATTCCAGAATTCAATGTTTCTTACAAGCCACAGAAGATCAGTCCGAAATTCCAATCTACTGTTAGAATACTGTTACATCAAAAAATACGTGATTCTTATATGCATCCGCAGTTCGTATCAGATGTGATGAAGCCTCTCCTAATTGAGCAACTAATGGATCAAGAAGTCGTGAATCTTTCTGGTGGAGAATTGCAAAGAGTTGCTTTGACCCTCTGCCTTGGAAAG CCTGCCGACATATATTTAATAGATGAACCGAGTGCATATCTAGACTCTGAGCAGCGTATTGTTGCTTCAAAAGTCATTAAGAGATTTATACTTCATGCAAAGAAGACCGCATTTGTTGTCGAGCACGACTTCATAATGGCAACATACCTTGCTGACAGGGTTATTGTGTACGAGGGTAAGCCATCCATAGATTGCATTGCCAATTCGCCTCAATCTTTGCTGACAGGAATGAACCTATTCTTATCT CATCTGGACATTACTTTTAGACGAGATCCGACTAATTATCGTCCAAGAATCAACAAACTGGACTCGACCAAGGACCGGGAACAGAAGTCTGCAGGATCATATTATTATTTGGACGACTAA